A single Notoacmeibacter ruber DNA region contains:
- a CDS encoding metallopeptidase family protein yields MASVDRTGDWAGRHAPSLEEIEHLARLAYAHLPQRFRELSGEVLINVSEFPPEEIMDHLAMETPFDLLGLFEGRGIAERWNPQTGEGPNRVTLYRRAILDYWSENDETLGDIVTHVLIHEIGHHFGLSDDDMMHIEASAD; encoded by the coding sequence ATGGCAAGTGTGGATCGTACAGGTGACTGGGCCGGAAGGCATGCCCCCTCGCTCGAGGAGATCGAGCATCTGGCACGCTTGGCCTACGCTCATCTTCCGCAGCGTTTTCGCGAGCTGTCGGGCGAAGTGCTGATCAACGTCAGCGAATTTCCTCCCGAAGAGATCATGGACCATCTGGCGATGGAGACGCCTTTCGATCTTCTCGGCCTGTTCGAAGGGCGGGGGATTGCCGAGCGCTGGAACCCGCAGACCGGGGAGGGGCCCAACCGCGTCACGCTCTACCGGCGGGCCATTCTCGATTATTGGTCCGAGAACGATGAAACGCTTGGCGACATCGTGACTCATGTTCTCATTCATGAAATCGGCCATCATTTTGGCCTGTCGGATGACGACATGATGCATATCGAGGCCAGCGCCGACTGA
- a CDS encoding HpcH/HpaI aldolase/citrate lyase family protein — protein MNIDSSHVLPALRTTLFVPANNERALNRLAELSPDAVIYDLEDAVAPDQKTEARETLRSHFRAHRKAPFQRIIRINPLIGPHGTEDMLAAVACLPDAILLPKVEEPSEVLTLADALSSISNAAAFRIWAMIETPRGFMNLSVIAELGRAPASRLTAIVAGTNDLVALSGITPGPSRSNLVPFLAQMVMAARAGGLSVLDGVFNDLGDQGGFVAECAQAAALGFDGKTLIHPAQIEPARSAFTPDEEARREARAIIEAFDDPENAGKAVLTVNGRMIEHLHRDAALRLLARTGETASGKKE, from the coding sequence ATGAATATTGATTCGTCTCATGTCCTTCCCGCCTTGCGAACCACGCTCTTCGTTCCCGCAAACAATGAGCGGGCGCTGAACAGGCTTGCGGAGCTTTCACCCGACGCTGTCATCTACGACCTTGAAGATGCAGTGGCGCCGGATCAGAAGACTGAAGCGAGGGAAACGCTGCGGAGCCATTTTCGTGCCCATCGAAAAGCCCCGTTCCAGCGCATCATTCGCATCAATCCGCTCATTGGCCCGCACGGAACCGAAGACATGCTGGCGGCCGTCGCGTGCCTTCCCGATGCGATTCTCCTGCCGAAGGTTGAGGAGCCGTCCGAAGTCCTGACACTGGCCGACGCGCTCTCTTCAATCAGCAATGCGGCGGCCTTCCGCATATGGGCCATGATCGAGACACCCCGTGGTTTCATGAACCTCTCGGTCATCGCGGAGCTCGGCAGGGCGCCAGCGTCCCGTCTGACGGCAATTGTCGCGGGGACGAACGATCTCGTGGCGCTGAGCGGTATCACGCCGGGCCCCTCGCGCAGCAATCTCGTGCCGTTTCTGGCACAGATGGTGATGGCGGCACGCGCCGGCGGCCTCTCCGTGCTCGACGGCGTCTTCAACGATCTTGGCGATCAGGGCGGCTTTGTGGCCGAGTGCGCGCAGGCAGCCGCGCTCGGTTTCGACGGCAAGACCCTGATCCATCCCGCTCAGATCGAACCGGCTCGATCAGCCTTCACACCGGATGAGGAAGCGAGGCGCGAGGCGCGCGCTATCATCGAAGCATTCGACGATCCCGAAAATGCCGGGAAAGCAGTGCTTACGGTGAATGGAAGAATGATCGAACATCTGCACCGCGATGCCGCTCTTCGGCTTCTGGCGCGAACCGGCGAGACCGCCTCAGGCAAAAAGGAATAA
- a CDS encoding DUF1737 domain-containing protein yields MQLYRVLTGPDDSGFCHKVSAALSKGWTLHGDPSYAHDPASGSMRVAQAVTKTVEGKTYSPEMKLGEQ; encoded by the coding sequence ATGCAGCTCTATCGCGTTTTGACCGGCCCCGATGATTCCGGATTCTGCCATAAGGTCAGCGCCGCGCTGTCGAAGGGCTGGACCCTCCATGGCGACCCGTCTTATGCGCATGACCCGGCGAGCGGATCGATGAGAGTGGCGCAGGCTGTGACCAAGACGGTCGAGGGCAAGACTTATTCGCCCGAGATGAAGCTCGGAGAACAGTAG
- a CDS encoding prolyl-tRNA synthetase associated domain-containing protein: MIEPTPEARKRAAPLLDRLAALGIAAETHWHRPHFTVDDSRQDRGDAPGHTKNLFLKDKKSRYFLVTVPDAAEVDLKGLHRLIGAQGRVSFGSAEMMDELLGVAPGSVTALAAMNADPERITFIIDASLMAGEVVHCHPLTNEATTTLKPDDLLSFMKSAGHDPLILNIDASDPL; this comes from the coding sequence ATGATCGAGCCGACGCCTGAAGCCCGTAAGCGCGCCGCGCCTCTTTTGGACCGGCTGGCCGCTCTCGGTATCGCTGCGGAGACGCACTGGCACCGACCGCACTTCACCGTGGATGACAGCCGGCAGGACCGGGGCGACGCGCCGGGTCACACCAAGAACCTCTTCCTGAAAGACAAGAAGAGCCGCTATTTCCTCGTCACCGTTCCGGACGCGGCGGAGGTGGATCTGAAGGGGCTCCACCGCCTCATCGGCGCGCAGGGCCGGGTCTCGTTCGGCTCCGCCGAGATGATGGACGAGCTGTTGGGCGTTGCGCCTGGTTCCGTTACGGCCCTGGCTGCGATGAACGCCGATCCCGAACGGATCACCTTCATCATCGATGCGTCGCTGATGGCGGGCGAGGTGGTTCATTGCCATCCGCTGACCAACGAAGCCACAACCACCCTCAAACCGGACGATCTTCTGAGCTTCATGAAGTCTGCCGGCCATGATCCACTCATCTTGAATATCGATGCTTCCGACCCTCTATAG
- a CDS encoding thioredoxin family protein, which yields MSTGNGFLDLSGGENTGAGDNQIVDTTTASFAQDVIEPSKEVPVLVDFWAPWCGPCRQLGPLLEKVVRESKGAIRLVKMNIDEHPAIAGQLGVQSIPAVFAFVGGRPVDGFMGALPESEIKAFVDRLPKGEGAPADPVEQAMEMAREAENSGENERAMQVYAAILQRVPEHGEARVALAGLLWDAGEKEQATAMIADLPDDSDLEGLAMLKKRIALEEEVAALGDPDALFRRLETNPDDHQARCDLAAIENARGNRMEAADHLLEIIRRDRDWRDGEARTQLLTFFEAWGPKEPAVAKARRKLSSLLFA from the coding sequence ATGAGCACGGGTAACGGATTTCTGGACCTTTCCGGGGGCGAAAATACCGGGGCCGGCGACAATCAGATCGTCGATACGACCACCGCCAGTTTCGCGCAGGATGTGATCGAGCCGTCGAAAGAGGTACCGGTTCTGGTCGACTTCTGGGCGCCATGGTGCGGTCCGTGCCGCCAGCTTGGACCGTTGCTGGAAAAAGTGGTCCGCGAATCCAAGGGCGCGATCCGTCTCGTCAAGATGAATATTGACGAGCATCCCGCCATTGCCGGTCAGCTCGGCGTTCAGTCCATCCCGGCCGTTTTTGCCTTTGTCGGCGGTCGACCCGTGGACGGTTTCATGGGAGCGCTGCCGGAGAGCGAGATCAAGGCTTTCGTCGATCGCTTGCCAAAGGGCGAAGGCGCTCCTGCCGATCCGGTCGAGCAGGCCATGGAAATGGCGCGCGAAGCGGAAAACAGCGGTGAGAACGAACGCGCCATGCAGGTCTACGCCGCGATCCTGCAGCGTGTGCCGGAGCATGGCGAAGCGCGCGTGGCGCTTGCAGGCCTTCTCTGGGATGCCGGCGAGAAAGAGCAGGCGACCGCGATGATCGCCGACCTCCCCGATGATTCGGACCTGGAGGGCCTGGCGATGCTGAAGAAGCGGATCGCGCTGGAAGAGGAGGTCGCGGCGCTCGGTGATCCGGACGCTCTCTTCAGACGGCTCGAAACAAATCCTGATGATCACCAGGCCCGCTGTGACCTTGCGGCGATCGAAAATGCCCGTGGCAATCGAATGGAAGCGGCGGACCATCTGCTGGAGATCATTCGGCGCGACCGCGATTGGCGTGACGGCGAGGCCAGAACGCAGCTGCTGACCTTCTTCGAAGCTTGGGGTCCCAAGGAGCCGGCGGTGGCAAAGGCGCGCCGCAAGCTCTCCTCTCTGCTCTTCGCCTGA
- a CDS encoding efflux RND transporter permease subunit codes for MSRFFIDRPVFAWVISILIMGVGVLSIFTLPIAQYPQIAPPTVSVSASYPGASAQTVANTVTQVLEQQLTGLDGMRYFSSTSSSAGTASITLTFETGTDPDIAQVQVQNKISQASALLPDTVQRQGVTVQKSSSGFLQVIGLISPSGKYDQSDLADYLDTNMVDEISRIDGVGNVQVFGSPYAMRIWLDPAKLASFELTPSDVVAAVREENAQISAGAFGTRPTVADQELTATITAQSLLSTPEDFRQIVLRAQTDGGLVLLGDVAEVEIGAEGYNFESRYNGAPAAGMAISLATGANALDTASAVEERIEEFAAQFPEGMEYVVPYDTTPFVEISIEEVVKTLGEAIVLVFLVMLLFLQNIRATIIPTLAVPVVLLGTFGILAASGFTINTLTMLAMVLAIGLLVDDAIVVVENVERVMEEDGLDPREATRKSMGQITGALIGIAMVLSAVFVPVAFFGGSTGVIYRQFAVTIVSAMALSVVVALTLTPALCATLLKNTGHAKSHGPFGIFNRGFDKLLGGYGSTIGWTIRRPLRIGLIYLALAAAMAFLFLRTPTGFLPDEDQGIMFTIIQGPTGTTIDRTIDVLEQVENYYLEQESEIVDSVFGVAGFGFAGQGQNLALAFVRLKDWEERPEPQQSAQALAGRAFGAFAPIRGAAVYPVVPPAVTELGNVAGFDFYLQARAGQSYDALRDARNQLLGMAAQSDLIASARPNGLESAAQFNIDIDWRKAGAMGVSATDVSTLLSIAWAGSYVNDFVDRGQIKRVYVQGQADARTTPSDLSRWRVRNDTGGLVPFANFAEGNWSQAAQGIYRYNGVPAMQLQGSPAPGVSTGEAMAEMERLVSQLPEGFTLEWTGLSLEERQSGNQAPLLYGLALAAVFLSLAALYESWTIPFAVMLAMPIGIFGSLVGAWLGNFQNGVFFQVGLLTVIGLTGKNAILIVEFARDRMMTGEPLLEAVTEAARQRFRPIVMTSMAFSLGVLPLVLGTGAGAGGRNAIGAGVLGGTISATILGVLFVPLFFTIIMRIFGRKTLRRVAKNKEATETVQPAE; via the coding sequence GTGTCGCGTTTTTTCATTGACCGTCCGGTTTTCGCCTGGGTCATCTCCATTCTCATCATGGGTGTCGGCGTCCTGTCGATATTTACCCTTCCGATCGCCCAGTATCCCCAGATCGCGCCACCCACGGTCTCGGTCAGCGCAAGCTATCCGGGCGCATCCGCCCAAACCGTCGCCAATACCGTCACCCAGGTCCTGGAGCAGCAGCTGACGGGTCTCGACGGAATGCGCTACTTCTCGTCGACCTCGTCGTCGGCGGGCACAGCCTCGATCACTCTGACGTTCGAGACAGGCACTGACCCCGACATCGCTCAGGTGCAGGTGCAAAACAAGATCAGTCAGGCATCCGCGCTCCTGCCCGATACCGTCCAGCGCCAGGGCGTGACAGTCCAGAAATCGTCATCCGGCTTCCTGCAGGTGATCGGTCTGATTTCCCCATCCGGCAAATACGACCAGTCGGACCTCGCCGACTATCTCGACACCAATATGGTCGACGAAATCAGCCGTATCGACGGTGTCGGCAACGTCCAAGTCTTCGGCTCGCCCTACGCGATGCGCATATGGCTCGACCCGGCCAAGCTCGCTTCGTTTGAACTGACGCCAAGCGACGTGGTCGCCGCGGTCCGTGAAGAGAACGCCCAGATTTCCGCCGGAGCTTTCGGAACGCGCCCGACCGTCGCCGATCAGGAACTGACGGCCACGATCACGGCGCAATCGCTTCTGTCCACGCCTGAAGATTTTCGCCAGATTGTTTTGCGTGCCCAGACAGATGGCGGGTTGGTGCTTCTCGGCGATGTGGCGGAAGTCGAGATCGGTGCGGAAGGCTATAATTTCGAATCGCGTTACAATGGCGCGCCGGCGGCCGGCATGGCGATCAGTCTGGCGACCGGAGCCAATGCGCTCGACACCGCCTCCGCCGTTGAAGAGCGGATTGAGGAGTTCGCCGCCCAGTTTCCAGAGGGCATGGAATATGTCGTGCCCTACGACACCACGCCGTTCGTTGAGATTTCGATCGAGGAAGTGGTCAAGACGCTCGGCGAAGCGATTGTTCTCGTCTTCCTCGTCATGCTGCTTTTCCTTCAGAACATTCGCGCGACGATCATTCCGACCCTCGCCGTTCCGGTGGTTCTGCTCGGCACGTTCGGAATCCTGGCCGCCAGCGGCTTCACCATCAACACGCTCACCATGCTCGCCATGGTGCTGGCCATCGGCCTCCTTGTCGACGACGCCATCGTCGTCGTCGAGAATGTCGAACGCGTGATGGAGGAAGACGGCCTCGACCCGAGGGAAGCGACACGAAAGTCCATGGGCCAGATCACCGGCGCCCTGATCGGTATCGCCATGGTGCTCTCCGCCGTTTTCGTGCCCGTCGCGTTTTTTGGCGGATCCACCGGTGTGATCTATCGTCAGTTCGCTGTGACCATCGTTTCCGCCATGGCGCTATCGGTGGTCGTGGCGTTGACCCTGACGCCGGCGCTCTGCGCGACACTTCTGAAGAACACCGGCCATGCCAAGTCCCACGGCCCGTTCGGGATTTTTAACCGGGGTTTCGACAAGCTTCTTGGCGGCTATGGCAGCACCATTGGATGGACCATCCGCCGACCGCTGCGTATCGGGCTGATCTATCTGGCCCTGGCGGCCGCGATGGCGTTTCTCTTTCTGCGGACGCCGACCGGCTTTCTTCCCGATGAAGACCAGGGCATCATGTTCACCATCATCCAGGGCCCCACGGGAACAACGATCGACCGTACGATCGACGTGCTGGAACAGGTCGAGAATTATTATCTCGAACAGGAATCCGAGATCGTGGATTCCGTCTTCGGTGTCGCCGGTTTCGGCTTTGCCGGTCAGGGACAGAATCTCGCACTCGCCTTCGTCCGCCTGAAGGATTGGGAAGAGCGGCCTGAGCCGCAGCAGAGCGCGCAGGCCCTTGCCGGTCGTGCATTCGGCGCATTCGCCCCGATTCGCGGCGCCGCGGTCTATCCCGTGGTGCCGCCGGCGGTCACAGAACTCGGCAACGTCGCCGGTTTCGACTTCTATCTGCAGGCCCGCGCCGGCCAATCCTATGATGCCTTGCGCGATGCGCGCAATCAGCTGCTTGGCATGGCCGCGCAAAGCGATCTGATCGCGTCTGCCCGTCCGAACGGACTGGAAAGCGCTGCGCAGTTCAATATCGATATCGACTGGCGCAAGGCCGGCGCCATGGGCGTTTCGGCGACCGATGTCAGTACGTTGCTCTCAATTGCCTGGGCCGGCTCCTACGTCAACGACTTTGTCGACCGAGGCCAGATCAAGCGAGTCTATGTTCAGGGCCAGGCTGATGCCCGGACAACGCCGTCCGATCTCAGTCGGTGGCGGGTGCGAAACGATACGGGCGGTCTCGTTCCGTTTGCCAATTTTGCCGAAGGCAACTGGTCACAGGCGGCGCAGGGGATCTACCGCTATAATGGTGTTCCGGCCATGCAGCTTCAGGGCTCGCCGGCGCCGGGTGTCTCCACGGGTGAGGCGATGGCGGAGATGGAACGTCTCGTCTCGCAGTTGCCGGAAGGCTTCACGCTGGAATGGACAGGCCTGTCCCTCGAAGAGCGACAGTCCGGCAATCAGGCGCCGCTTCTCTACGGTTTGGCGCTTGCCGCCGTGTTCCTGTCGCTTGCGGCCCTTTATGAAAGCTGGACCATCCCGTTTGCCGTCATGCTGGCCATGCCGATCGGTATTTTCGGGTCGCTGGTTGGAGCATGGCTGGGCAATTTCCAGAATGGCGTCTTCTTCCAGGTCGGACTGCTTACGGTTATCGGCTTGACGGGCAAGAACGCCATCCTGATCGTCGAATTCGCGCGTGACAGGATGATGACCGGAGAACCGTTGCTGGAGGCCGTGACGGAGGCGGCGCGTCAGCGTTTCCGTCCGATCGTCATGACATCGATGGCGTTCTCCCTCGGCGTGCTACCGCTCGTGCTTGGCACGGGTGCCGGCGCGGGAGGCCGTAATGCCATCGGTGCGGGCGTTCTCGGCGGAACGATCTCCGCAACGATCCTCGGCGTGCTCTTCGTGCCGCTGTTTTTCACGATCATCATGCGCATCTTCGGACGAAAGACGCTGCGGCGTGTCGCGAAAAACAAGGAAGCTACTGAGACGGTGCAGCCGGCGGAATAG
- a CDS encoding Trm112 family protein, producing the protein MSGEAQTEQRPAHGQEKPDPAMLELLVCPLTKAPLHYDRKASELVSPSAGLAYPVRGGVAILLPSEARLLADEPPVPADRTGAMLSNAGRPAGGEGGSTGSDE; encoded by the coding sequence ATGAGCGGAGAGGCCCAGACAGAGCAACGCCCGGCGCACGGCCAGGAAAAGCCGGATCCGGCGATGCTGGAACTTCTTGTTTGCCCTCTGACCAAGGCGCCGCTTCATTACGACAGAAAGGCGAGCGAACTGGTATCCCCGTCCGCAGGTCTTGCCTATCCGGTCCGCGGCGGTGTGGCGATCCTTCTACCCTCGGAAGCCCGTCTGCTGGCGGACGAGCCGCCTGTGCCCGCAGACAGAACCGGCGCCATGCTCTCCAATGCCGGCCGGCCCGCTGGCGGCGAAGGTGGGTCGACGGGGTCAGATGAATGA
- a CDS encoding efflux RND transporter periplasmic adaptor subunit, translating to MIGNFRIGSLVAVLTIFTPLSFAIAQSEGAPPKAVTVRTLQPQTVALTVTLPGRVRPSAQAEVRPQVNGIVTERLFDEGSQVSVGDVLYRVDPATYEAAVAQARANVSQAEAQLGAAKREADRISTLSERGISSTANEDEAVSARDAATAALELATSQLQSAELELDRTEIRARLSGQIGFSQTSAGALVTASQAEPMAVIRAIDPIYVDVTQSAAELLEWRRRRMGEAEMRPSEVKLVLADGSTFDQTGQLTAAEPHVDEVTGVVSLRVEFENPDKLLLPGMYVQVEMPTGNVDDVFLAPQEAVLRDRRGNPSALVVNADNVVEERALTIIRDRGSDWIVEDGLKPGDRIIVAGGQSVAAGATVTPEEESREKAEEAPEAKAEGKGEKSNDTEPAPAAGSEG from the coding sequence ATGATCGGCAATTTTCGGATCGGCTCTCTCGTGGCCGTCTTGACCATTTTTACGCCCCTCTCCTTCGCAATCGCACAAAGTGAAGGCGCGCCCCCCAAAGCGGTCACGGTACGTACGCTGCAGCCGCAGACTGTCGCTCTCACCGTCACCCTTCCTGGCCGTGTACGCCCCTCCGCGCAGGCGGAAGTGCGTCCGCAGGTCAACGGCATCGTTACCGAGCGCCTCTTCGACGAAGGCTCCCAGGTTTCGGTCGGCGACGTTCTCTATCGGGTCGATCCGGCAACATACGAGGCCGCAGTGGCGCAGGCCCGCGCCAATGTTAGCCAGGCCGAAGCACAGCTGGGTGCTGCAAAGCGCGAAGCAGATCGCATTTCGACATTAAGCGAGCGCGGTATCAGCAGTACCGCTAACGAGGACGAGGCCGTATCGGCGCGCGATGCCGCCACAGCCGCTTTGGAACTGGCAACCTCGCAGCTGCAATCGGCCGAATTGGAATTGGACCGCACCGAAATTCGCGCACGCCTTTCCGGCCAGATCGGCTTTTCACAGACCAGTGCCGGCGCGCTCGTGACCGCCAGCCAGGCCGAGCCGATGGCCGTCATCCGTGCCATCGATCCGATCTATGTCGATGTAACGCAATCCGCGGCGGAACTTCTGGAATGGCGTCGGCGGCGCATGGGTGAAGCGGAGATGCGGCCAAGCGAGGTGAAACTGGTCCTTGCCGACGGCTCAACCTTCGATCAGACGGGCCAGTTGACTGCGGCCGAGCCGCATGTCGACGAGGTGACCGGCGTGGTCAGCTTGCGTGTCGAATTCGAAAATCCCGACAAGCTGCTGCTTCCCGGCATGTATGTTCAGGTCGAAATGCCCACTGGCAATGTCGATGACGTGTTTCTCGCGCCGCAGGAAGCTGTTCTTCGGGACCGGCGCGGCAATCCGAGCGCTCTTGTCGTCAATGCCGACAATGTCGTGGAAGAGCGCGCTTTGACGATTATTCGCGATCGTGGCTCCGACTGGATTGTCGAAGATGGACTGAAACCCGGCGATCGCATCATCGTGGCCGGCGGCCAGAGCGTCGCGGCCGGCGCCACGGTAACGCCGGAGGAAGAAAGTCGGGAGAAGGCAGAAGAAGCGCCGGAAGCAAAAGCTGAAGGTAAAGGTGAAAAGAGCAATGATACCGAGCCAGCACCAGCGGCTGGCAGCGAGGGTTAG
- a CDS encoding helix-turn-helix transcriptional regulator → MHDRKFASHEVLDFYESATDEITAAQTSYDLVKAAKSIVAFFGWKHFIILRLPEKGDDPLSVLTLLTNWPPELIRAYDSHSLTRSSPVFESLRKTTLPVVYDLDLDDENGPCERKRLARELFKSFGHHNGIYIPTVTPTGLRGAVGLAGRREEMTTGESAGLAYMCTQLFERIVRLDADVQKPIGNIPPLTGRELDCIRWTADGKTSAETAEILNTTANTVNHYLTSASNKLRTLNKTHTVAKALRLKLLD, encoded by the coding sequence ATGCACGATCGGAAATTTGCTTCGCATGAGGTCCTGGACTTCTACGAATCGGCGACCGACGAGATTACCGCTGCCCAGACCTCCTATGATCTGGTCAAGGCGGCGAAATCGATCGTCGCGTTCTTCGGGTGGAAGCATTTCATCATTCTGCGCCTGCCGGAGAAGGGCGACGATCCGCTTAGCGTCCTCACTTTGCTGACGAATTGGCCACCGGAGCTGATCCGCGCCTATGACAGCCACTCCCTGACACGAAGTAGTCCGGTCTTCGAGAGTTTGCGCAAAACGACCCTGCCTGTCGTTTATGATCTCGATCTGGACGATGAAAACGGTCCGTGTGAGCGGAAAAGACTTGCCCGAGAACTGTTCAAGAGTTTCGGACACCATAATGGCATCTACATTCCGACCGTCACGCCCACAGGCTTGCGGGGCGCGGTCGGCCTCGCAGGCAGGCGCGAAGAGATGACGACCGGCGAAAGCGCTGGTCTCGCCTATATGTGCACCCAGCTTTTCGAGCGGATCGTCCGCCTGGATGCCGATGTTCAGAAGCCGATCGGAAATATTCCGCCGCTCACCGGCCGCGAACTGGACTGCATCCGCTGGACGGCAGACGGCAAGACCTCGGCCGAAACCGCCGAAATCCTCAACACCACCGCGAACACGGTCAATCACTACCTCACGTCAGCCTCGAACAAGCTGCGAACCCTCAACAAGACGCATACGGTGGCCAAAGCGCTGCGGTTGAAGCTACTCGACTGA
- the holA gene encoding DNA polymerase III subunit delta → MMAARKAHEVDAWIDRPDPRIRTVLVYGPDRGLVSERARRFAQQTGLDLHDPFAVIRLEGAEVDADPARLADEARTFSMFGGERLIWVRNTGGSKGLLNVVSDLLAEPPSDARILLEAGDLKRAAGNLRGLCEKAETAMALPCYADKARDLERLIEDILGGAGLTVQTEAKSLLVNALGGDRLASRGELEKLALYADGRAEVTDEDVIASIGDVAALSADSLADAALTGNLVMLDRELGRLVQAGTDVNAVLATLIRAIGQLHDLRLMMESRDLSAASAVQQARPPVFFTRRNAVTEALKAWTSERIAAAEERIHETVLAVRRSGRLEVETLRHTLLAIAIEARRHGRTG, encoded by the coding sequence ATGATGGCCGCACGCAAAGCTCACGAAGTCGACGCATGGATCGATCGCCCGGACCCCCGCATCCGAACGGTCCTCGTCTACGGCCCCGACCGCGGCCTGGTCTCGGAGCGCGCCCGCCGCTTCGCACAGCAAACCGGGCTGGACCTGCATGACCCCTTCGCGGTTATTCGTCTGGAAGGTGCGGAGGTCGACGCCGATCCAGCTCGGCTCGCCGACGAGGCACGAACGTTCTCGATGTTCGGCGGCGAACGGCTGATCTGGGTGCGCAATACGGGCGGCTCGAAGGGGCTTCTGAACGTGGTCAGCGATCTTCTGGCCGAGCCACCATCCGACGCCCGAATTTTGCTCGAAGCCGGCGACCTCAAACGAGCGGCGGGCAATCTGCGCGGCCTTTGCGAGAAGGCCGAGACCGCAATGGCCCTGCCCTGTTATGCCGACAAGGCGCGCGATCTGGAACGGCTGATCGAAGACATTCTGGGCGGCGCGGGACTGACCGTACAGACGGAGGCCAAGAGCCTTTTGGTCAATGCGCTCGGCGGCGACCGCCTCGCCTCCCGAGGCGAACTCGAAAAGCTCGCCCTTTATGCCGACGGCCGCGCCGAGGTCACCGACGAGGACGTGATTGCGAGCATTGGCGACGTCGCCGCACTGTCGGCCGATTCGCTGGCGGATGCCGCGTTGACCGGCAATCTCGTCATGCTGGACCGTGAATTGGGGCGACTTGTCCAGGCGGGTACCGATGTCAACGCCGTCCTCGCCACGCTCATTCGCGCGATCGGACAATTGCACGATCTGCGATTGATGATGGAGAGCCGCGACCTCTCAGCCGCAAGCGCCGTTCAGCAAGCACGCCCGCCCGTCTTCTTCACCCGCCGCAATGCCGTGACAGAAGCTCTGAAGGCTTGGACTAGCGAGCGGATCGCCGCAGCGGAAGAGCGCATCCACGAGACGGTTCTGGCGGTCCGCCGAAGCGGCAGGCTCGAGGTGGAGACCTTGCGCCATACCCTCCTCGCCATCGCTATCGAAGCCAGACGGCACGGCCGGACCGGATAA
- a CDS encoding LON peptidase substrate-binding domain-containing protein, translated as MQAGNRTYHSAGDLPEIVPVFPLTGALLLPGGRMPLNIFEPRYLEMIEAAMAGDRLIGMIQPALDDSRRADGEPHLTTVGCLGRIISFAESGDGRYLITLNGVCRFRLGEEVSRPSRPYRMAHVTPFAGDLKDDDRSEVDREALISAFQAFVEANEMEVDWRSVEQASTQTLVNVLSMMSPYGPAEKQALLEAPDLKSRADTLVAITELLLAKVPEGSGSSKLQ; from the coding sequence ATGCAGGCGGGCAACAGGACGTATCACAGTGCAGGCGATCTACCGGAGATCGTGCCTGTCTTTCCGCTGACGGGAGCCCTTCTTCTGCCGGGTGGCCGCATGCCCCTCAATATTTTCGAACCACGCTATCTCGAGATGATCGAGGCTGCCATGGCCGGAGATCGGTTGATCGGCATGATTCAGCCGGCTCTGGATGACAGTCGGAGAGCGGATGGAGAGCCGCATCTGACGACGGTCGGTTGTCTGGGGCGGATCATCTCTTTTGCTGAAAGTGGTGATGGTCGTTATCTGATCACCCTCAATGGCGTGTGCCGGTTTCGACTCGGAGAAGAAGTTTCTCGACCAAGCCGTCCCTATCGCATGGCGCATGTGACCCCGTTCGCGGGCGATCTGAAGGACGATGACCGGAGCGAAGTGGATCGCGAAGCGCTGATCTCTGCTTTTCAGGCGTTCGTCGAAGCCAATGAGATGGAGGTCGACTGGCGGAGCGTGGAACAGGCCAGCACTCAGACTCTCGTCAATGTCCTTTCCATGATGTCGCCTTACGGCCCTGCCGAAAAGCAGGCGCTTCTGGAGGCTCCGGATCTGAAAAGCCGTGCCGATACGCTTGTGGCAATCACGGAACTGCTGCTCGCCAAGGTGCCGGAAGGATCGGGAAGCAGCAAACTGCAATGA